A single Pangasianodon hypophthalmus isolate fPanHyp1 chromosome 27, fPanHyp1.pri, whole genome shotgun sequence DNA region contains:
- the ube2g1a gene encoding ubiquitin-conjugating enzyme E2 G1a, with translation MTEPQSALLLRRQLAELNKNPVEGFSAGLIDDNDLYRWEVLIIGPPDTLYEGGVFKAHLTFPKDYPLRPPKMKFITEIWHPNVDKNGDVCISILHEPGEDKYGYEKPEERWLPIHTVETIMISVISMLADPNGDSPANVDAAKEWREDRHGEFKRKVARCVRKSQETAFD, from the exons ATGACGGAGCCCCAGTCAGCGCTGTTACTCAGGAGACAGTTGGCAG AATTGAATAAAAATCCAGTGGAAGGCTTCTCTGCAGGACTGATAGATGATAATGACCTCTACAGATGGGAAGTGCTAATAATTGGTCCTCCTGATACACTCTA TGAAGGTGGAGTGTTCAAAGCCCATCTCACATTTCCCAAAGACTATCCTCTCAGGCCTCCCAAAATGAAATTCATCACAGAAATATGGCATCCAAACG TTGACAAGAACGGTGATGTTTGTATTTCTATTTTGCACGAGCCGGGGGAGGACAAGTACGGCTACGAAAAGCCAGAGGAGCGCTGGCTTCCCATTCACACAGTGGAGACCATCATGATTAGTGTCATCTCTATGCTAGCTGATCCTAATGGAGACTCCCCTGCCAACGTGGATGCAGCA aaagAGTGGAGGGAAGACCGACATGGTGAATTCAAGAGAAAAGTTGCCCGTTGTGTACGAAAGAGCCAAGAGACAGCCTTTGACTGA